The following are encoded in a window of Vibrio azureus genomic DNA:
- a CDS encoding glyceraldehyde-3-phosphate dehydrogenase, which produces MSPEKYHQDWQINQTIAESISPLIGQLYREKGIEIILFGKTLINATTIDILKTHRIAKRYTGHPLPLEQTMPIIKALCEMNVASCRVDIGQMAEMYWKDHEDASGLDDFLQTALLGARDEASPFLARDVVLYGFGRIGRLLTRLLVEKSGPGYPLRLRAIVVRGGKKGDLEKRASLLRRDSVHGQFNGSIIVDESRKALIVNGNYIQIIYANSPSDVDYSVHGINNALVVDNTGVWRDAEGLSHHLNCKGAEKVLLTAPGKGEIKNIVFGVNESVIAEEDTIISAASCTTNAITPVLKALHDKYQVLSGHIETVHSYTNDQNLIDNFHSGDRRGRSASLNMVLTSTGAAKAVAKALPELAGKLTGNAIRVPTPNVSMAVANLNLGSEVERETLNEYLKEMALNSNLSAQIDYTDSTEIVSSDLVGSRHAGVVDGQATIAQDKRCVLYIWYDNEFGYSCQVVHCMEQMMGVRYPTFPK; this is translated from the coding sequence ATGAGTCCAGAGAAATATCATCAAGACTGGCAAATTAACCAAACGATTGCGGAGTCGATTTCCCCTCTGATTGGTCAGTTATATCGTGAAAAAGGTATCGAAATCATATTATTTGGAAAAACCCTGATTAACGCTACGACTATCGACATACTCAAAACTCACCGAATTGCCAAACGCTACACTGGTCACCCACTGCCCCTAGAGCAAACCATGCCAATCATCAAAGCATTGTGTGAGATGAATGTCGCTTCTTGCAGAGTTGATATCGGGCAAATGGCTGAAATGTATTGGAAAGACCATGAAGATGCCTCGGGGTTAGATGATTTCCTTCAAACGGCTTTGCTTGGTGCTCGCGATGAAGCCTCCCCTTTCCTTGCTAGAGACGTAGTTCTCTATGGTTTTGGGCGAATTGGACGACTTCTCACTCGCTTACTCGTTGAAAAAAGTGGGCCTGGTTATCCTTTACGACTTCGAGCGATTGTCGTTCGCGGTGGGAAAAAAGGGGATCTAGAAAAAAGAGCCAGTCTACTGCGCAGAGATTCCGTCCATGGCCAATTCAACGGCAGTATTATTGTCGACGAAAGCCGCAAAGCATTGATTGTTAACGGCAATTATATTCAGATCATTTACGCTAATAGTCCAAGTGATGTTGATTACTCGGTCCATGGTATCAATAATGCTTTGGTTGTAGACAACACCGGTGTTTGGCGAGATGCTGAAGGCTTAAGTCATCACTTAAATTGTAAAGGCGCAGAGAAAGTACTGTTGACCGCACCTGGCAAAGGTGAAATTAAAAATATTGTGTTTGGCGTCAATGAGTCCGTTATTGCCGAGGAAGACACCATTATTTCAGCTGCCAGCTGTACGACCAATGCCATTACTCCTGTATTAAAAGCATTGCATGATAAATACCAAGTTCTATCGGGCCATATTGAAACGGTACATTCGTACACCAACGACCAAAACCTCATTGATAATTTTCACTCAGGCGATCGTCGAGGCCGAAGTGCATCACTTAATATGGTATTGACCTCAACGGGTGCAGCAAAAGCCGTTGCCAAAGCGCTACCAGAACTTGCAGGTAAACTGACAGGTAATGCAATTAGAGTTCCGACACCTAATGTCTCCATGGCTGTAGCGAACTTAAACCTTGGTAGTGAGGTAGAACGAGAGACGCTAAATGAATACCTCAAAGAAATGGCTCTCAACTCCAACTTATCCGCCCAAATTGATTATACGGATTCAACCGAAATTGTCTCCAGTGACTTAGTGGGTTCTCGTCATGCAGGCGTGGTTGATGGTCAAGCAACGATTGCACAAGACAAACGTTGTGTGCTCTACATATGGTATGACAATGAGTTTGGTTACAGTTGCCAAGTGGTACACTGTATGGAACAAATGATGGGCGTTCGTTATCCAACTTTCCCGAAATAG
- a CDS encoding YoaK family protein — MDKKRLLAFMPFFLLFIAGIVDVIGFLHLKNGLFVSFMSGNTTHVGILLNEPNDPRVWYYIGVICFFIFGALCGEMVALSATPYYRCIIMLLVVLLLSVTVLITYITPPIVTNLLLSFAMGIQNIALRITIKQATPLTFATGFLVNTGRSLALWMMGRREDSDLKHSFFLWVAIFLGGITGVKAMAMPLNFALMVPIFLSTFAVLMLYWTHELPDT, encoded by the coding sequence ATGGACAAAAAAAGACTATTAGCTTTTATGCCGTTTTTCCTACTCTTTATTGCAGGAATAGTGGATGTAATCGGCTTTTTGCATCTGAAAAACGGTTTATTTGTCTCTTTTATGAGTGGTAATACTACTCATGTTGGTATTTTGCTTAATGAGCCGAATGATCCCAGAGTTTGGTATTACATAGGGGTGATTTGCTTTTTTATATTTGGGGCTTTATGTGGCGAAATGGTCGCTTTAAGTGCGACTCCTTATTATCGTTGTATCATTATGTTGCTTGTTGTGTTGTTACTGTCCGTGACGGTTTTGATCACTTATATTACTCCGCCCATCGTAACGAACCTGTTACTCAGTTTCGCTATGGGCATTCAAAATATCGCACTTCGAATCACCATAAAGCAGGCCACGCCTCTGACGTTTGCAACTGGCTTTTTAGTTAATACTGGCCGTTCTCTAGCATTATGGATGATGGGAAGGCGTGAAGACAGTGACTTGAAGCATTCATTTTTCTTGTGGGTTGCTATATTTTTAGGTGGTATTACAGGGGTTAAGGCAATGGCTATGCCGTTGAACTTTGCTCTTATGGTGCCTATTTTTTTGTCTACTTTTGCTGTGCTTATGTTGTATTGGACACACGAGCTCCCTGATACTTAA
- a CDS encoding LysE family translocator, protein MTLSDLISLFAICLLGAMSPGPSLAVVAKHALSGGRINGLATAWAHAMGIAIYACLTLLGLAIVLHQSPIIFKTITILGALYLVYLGVNALRSKGGISEKLESGQATSVVKSAREGFFMAILSPKIAIFFTALFSQFISLDSPIGVKVTIVSLPFLIDGLWYTFVTMVLSDVRVVDKIRSKAGLIDKLTGVILILLAIRVIVMNM, encoded by the coding sequence ATGACACTCTCTGATTTGATATCACTTTTTGCAATTTGCTTACTTGGAGCCATGTCTCCTGGTCCGAGCTTGGCTGTTGTCGCCAAACATGCTTTATCTGGGGGGCGTATTAACGGTTTGGCAACCGCTTGGGCACATGCCATGGGGATTGCAATTTACGCTTGTTTAACTCTACTTGGTTTAGCAATAGTACTTCACCAAAGTCCAATTATTTTTAAGACAATTACAATTCTCGGTGCTCTATATTTGGTTTATTTAGGTGTCAATGCCTTACGCTCTAAGGGTGGGATATCTGAAAAACTAGAGTCAGGCCAAGCAACATCTGTTGTGAAATCTGCACGAGAAGGGTTCTTTATGGCGATTTTAAGCCCTAAGATCGCCATATTCTTCACTGCCTTATTTAGTCAATTTATTTCTTTAGATAGCCCCATCGGTGTTAAAGTTACTATCGTCTCTTTGCCATTTCTTATCGATGGTTTGTGGTACACATTTGTGACAATGGTTTTATCCGATGTACGTGTTGTTGATAAAATACGTTCCAAAGCTGGTTTGATCGATAAATTGACAGGGGTGATTCTGATTTTACTCGCAATACGAGTGATCGTAATGAATATGTAA
- a CDS encoding ABC1 kinase family protein yields MSTKEKSLPTNQALRLGKIASLATRVAGNMLAEGTKQIVKGNKPKAKDLLLTPQNVTRLTDQLADLRGAAMKLGQMLSMDAGDLLAPELTMLLARLRSNADPMPAKQLNQTLEQALGSDWKSEFLSFNFKPMASASIGQVHQAYSDSGENLAVKVQYPGIKKSINSDIDNVGLLLKMVGLIPESVDVKALLEEAKVQLHYEADYIREAQFIQRYNELLRPYSQFSVPKTYPQSCGESVLTMSYIEGIAIEDANEYDQETRDFIMYNLLHLMFLELFEFKIVQTDPNFANYVFNQDTRQIGLLDFGATREYSDNVSLGYLNAFSSVINHDEQGLNLALENIGFFSQEILPTQRQAVLELVKLACEPMLTNGPYDFGNSELAQKLRDASTTLSMEKDYWHTPPADALFLHRKIAGMYLLAARLEARVDVRELIDPFFSSKEEKQHICS; encoded by the coding sequence ATGTCAACAAAAGAGAAAAGCTTACCGACAAATCAGGCGCTCAGGTTGGGTAAAATAGCCTCTCTAGCCACCCGTGTGGCAGGTAACATGCTTGCTGAGGGAACCAAACAAATTGTCAAAGGTAACAAGCCTAAAGCAAAAGATTTATTACTCACGCCACAAAATGTTACTCGCTTAACTGATCAGCTTGCAGATTTACGTGGTGCTGCGATGAAGCTAGGCCAGATGTTATCAATGGATGCAGGTGACTTACTGGCACCTGAACTTACAATGCTCCTTGCTCGCCTTCGTTCTAATGCAGACCCTATGCCTGCAAAGCAACTTAACCAGACTTTAGAGCAAGCTTTAGGCTCTGATTGGAAATCTGAGTTTTTATCATTCAACTTTAAACCTATGGCGAGTGCCTCTATAGGTCAAGTTCATCAAGCCTATAGTGACTCTGGTGAAAACCTCGCCGTGAAAGTGCAATATCCTGGTATCAAAAAAAGCATTAATAGTGACATCGATAATGTCGGCCTACTGCTTAAGATGGTTGGATTAATCCCAGAGTCGGTTGATGTTAAGGCCCTTCTCGAGGAAGCCAAAGTTCAATTGCATTATGAAGCTGATTATATTCGTGAAGCACAATTCATCCAGCGTTATAACGAGCTACTCCGCCCCTATTCACAGTTTTCGGTACCAAAAACTTACCCTCAGAGCTGTGGAGAGTCTGTCTTAACGATGTCATACATTGAGGGAATCGCAATAGAAGATGCTAACGAATACGATCAAGAAACACGAGATTTCATTATGTACAATCTCTTGCACCTCATGTTCCTTGAATTGTTTGAATTCAAAATCGTACAAACCGACCCTAATTTTGCCAACTATGTATTCAATCAAGATACTCGTCAAATCGGTTTATTGGATTTCGGCGCAACACGCGAATATAGTGACAATGTCAGTTTGGGATACCTCAACGCTTTTTCTTCCGTGATTAATCACGACGAGCAAGGCCTGAACCTCGCTTTGGAAAATATCGGTTTCTTCAGCCAAGAGATCCTTCCGACACAGCGTCAAGCCGTTCTCGAGTTAGTTAAGCTCGCGTGTGAACCTATGCTGACTAACGGGCCTTATGATTTTGGTAACAGCGAGCTTGCTCAGAAACTGCGTGATGCAAGTACCACATTGAGCATGGAAAAGGATTACTGGCATACTCCACCAGCCGATGCCTTATTTTTACACAGAAAAATTGCCGGTATGTACCTTCTTGCAGCGAGATTAGAAGCGAGAGTGGATGTGCGTGAATTGATTGACCCCTTCTTTTCATCGAAAGAAGAGAAACAACATATTTGCTCTTAA
- the codB gene encoding cytosine permease, with translation MAKNNYYNFEPVPNSEKKGVFTLTMIMLGLTFFSASIWAGNTLFDSMTIINFFLLVLIGNMFLALYAAALGYIGAYTGLSTYMLTRFSFGNRGFWLPSLVIGITQIGWFGIGVAIFAVPIHRATGIDLYTLLFVSGVVMISTVYFGLYSIMLLAAIAVPTITILGSYSVVDTMGHFEGILTLKGNSSTEHIDFSIALATVIGSFIGAGTMTADFVRYGKTPKSSVMITFFAFFIGNSLMFFFGAFGDMNGSLSSISDKVISQGIFIPATTILILSVWTTNNHALYSSGLAFSTITGIPNKIMSVISGLVGTLFSLWLYESFLDWLVIISSILPSIGGIIIADFLINRKYYSKINQDHYQPVINWASFIAFFTGVICAYFLPGIMPLNSLIASIMSYVICNSVFNQTTYLKESFDKREAFRQ, from the coding sequence ATGGCTAAAAATAATTATTATAACTTTGAGCCAGTTCCCAACTCTGAAAAGAAAGGCGTATTCACATTAACAATGATTATGCTAGGGCTTACTTTTTTTTCAGCAAGTATATGGGCAGGTAACACATTATTTGACAGCATGACTATTATCAATTTTTTTCTCTTAGTTTTAATTGGTAATATGTTTCTTGCCCTTTACGCCGCCGCTCTTGGCTATATTGGCGCATATACTGGTTTATCCACCTATATGCTTACACGCTTTTCATTCGGTAATCGAGGCTTTTGGTTGCCTTCTCTTGTTATTGGTATCACACAGATCGGGTGGTTCGGTATTGGTGTGGCGATATTTGCAGTTCCTATACACAGAGCGACTGGTATCGATCTTTATACATTACTCTTTGTTTCAGGGGTAGTGATGATCTCTACCGTCTACTTTGGTTTGTACTCCATTATGCTTTTAGCCGCAATTGCAGTACCAACCATCACTATCTTAGGGAGTTATTCAGTTGTCGATACAATGGGACACTTTGAAGGAATACTGACATTAAAAGGTAATTCATCCACTGAACACATTGATTTTTCAATTGCTCTTGCGACTGTTATCGGTTCTTTTATTGGTGCAGGCACCATGACGGCCGACTTCGTTCGGTACGGTAAGACCCCAAAGAGCTCCGTAATGATCACTTTTTTTGCTTTTTTTATCGGCAATTCTTTAATGTTTTTTTTCGGAGCGTTTGGCGATATGAATGGAAGTCTGAGTAGTATTTCTGATAAAGTGATCTCGCAAGGTATCTTTATTCCTGCAACGACTATCCTTATATTAAGTGTTTGGACAACGAATAATCATGCACTTTATTCATCAGGGCTTGCTTTTTCAACAATAACTGGAATACCAAACAAAATAATGTCTGTTATAAGTGGTTTAGTTGGTACTCTTTTCTCTCTTTGGTTATATGAGAGCTTTTTAGACTGGCTTGTTATCATCTCCTCTATTCTACCGAGTATTGGTGGCATTATTATTGCCGACTTTTTAATTAACCGTAAATATTACAGTAAGATTAATCAAGATCACTATCAACCAGTCATCAATTGGGCCAGCTTTATTGCTTTCTTTACAGGTGTGATATGTGCCTACTTCTTACCCGGCATTATGCCACTTAACTCACTCATTGCGAGCATCATGAGTTACGTAATTTGCAACTCTGTCTTTAATCAAACGACTTACTTGAAAGAATCCTTTGATAAACGTGAGGCTTTCAGACAGTGA
- a CDS encoding helix-turn-helix domain-containing protein, with the protein MSDSHIVIKELKRQLKHANIHYSDVAQHLNLSEGSVKRLLAQGSQISLDRLERMCQLTGLDMIELIKLSAEHKKGLEFLTLEQEQCLVEDKGLLLVAVCVINGYLFEEIIEQYAYNETELIQKLAVLDKLNIIELLPSNKIRLRISPTFKWQPGGPIQHFFQQQVQEAFFQSTFSGEDEKLAMATGLMSLPSNKKIQQKLQKVIDEFYQTCREDGTLEMDEKHGTSLILAMRRWTFPLFSGWER; encoded by the coding sequence ATGTCTGACAGCCATATCGTGATCAAAGAGCTGAAACGCCAGCTCAAACACGCAAACATTCATTATTCAGATGTAGCACAACATTTAAATCTCAGTGAAGGTTCAGTCAAACGCCTTTTGGCGCAGGGAAGCCAAATTAGTTTAGACCGATTAGAACGTATGTGCCAATTGACAGGGCTCGATATGATCGAACTGATCAAGCTCTCAGCAGAACACAAAAAGGGGTTAGAGTTTCTCACCTTAGAGCAAGAGCAATGTTTAGTTGAGGACAAAGGATTATTGCTTGTCGCCGTCTGTGTTATCAACGGTTACCTTTTTGAAGAGATCATCGAGCAATATGCCTACAACGAAACGGAATTGATTCAAAAGTTAGCGGTTCTGGATAAACTTAACATCATAGAGTTGTTACCTAGTAACAAAATTCGCTTACGTATTTCCCCTACTTTCAAGTGGCAGCCCGGCGGTCCCATACAACACTTTTTTCAGCAACAGGTTCAGGAAGCTTTTTTCCAAAGCACTTTTTCCGGTGAAGACGAAAAACTGGCAATGGCAACGGGGCTAATGAGTTTACCGTCAAACAAAAAAATTCAGCAAAAGTTACAAAAAGTCATCGATGAGTTTTATCAAACTTGCCGTGAGGATGGCACCCTAGAGATGGATGAAAAACATGGTACATCATTAATTTTAGCCATGCGACGCTGGACTTTCCCTCTATTTAGTGGATGGGAGCGATAA
- a CDS encoding MFS transporter translates to MLFTKRFFPYFVTQSLGALNDNIYKNLLLLMVTYQYIDHLPMPVDMFVNLAAGLFILPFFLFSAHAGAVADNMDKAKLIQRLKILELLIMLCAAAAITMQNAILMLMLLFMTGTQSAYFGPVKYALLPQALKPDELVQGNAWVEVGTFLSILTGTLSAGLLLTSDKGLLIASVLVVLLSFLGLISSFNIPSLPSKTHEKVKFEPITGLKETLRVAKKQRGIWMSILAISWFWFMGATYLTQFPNFAREHLFADSTVVSLLLALFSVGIASGSWLCSKLSFNQVELGILPFGVLGLTLFSADLLWAVPDMASFPNHYYNLQSFVSQSEHFRVMFDLFLIGVSGGVFIVPLYSFIQSRSEGDECARSIAANNIMNALFMVGSSIVSILALSIFNLSIVELFAFMAAVNFIVAIYVYQQVPEFTQRFISYLLSHGMYRVIIRGRQHIPQQGAALLVANHVSYVDALILMGASTRPVRFVMDKSISELPVLKYVFRHAGVIPICSPRKCAETYEAAFITIEQALHNGELVCIFPEGKLTTDGQLNEFRPGVEKILARTPVPVIPVALNGLWGSFFSHKNGHALTSRPTRFWSRVEVNIGQMLQPDLLTRDSLQLEVQRLRSDKLI, encoded by the coding sequence ATGTTATTCACCAAACGCTTTTTCCCTTACTTCGTAACCCAGAGTCTGGGGGCGTTGAACGATAACATCTATAAAAACCTACTCTTATTGATGGTTACGTATCAATATATTGATCACTTACCCATGCCCGTTGACATGTTCGTTAATTTAGCTGCGGGGCTTTTTATTCTGCCATTCTTTTTATTCTCAGCTCATGCTGGTGCTGTTGCTGACAATATGGACAAAGCTAAGCTGATTCAACGCCTAAAAATTCTAGAGCTCCTGATTATGTTGTGTGCTGCCGCTGCCATAACGATGCAAAATGCTATCTTGATGCTAATGCTATTATTTATGACAGGGACTCAATCTGCCTACTTTGGTCCAGTTAAATACGCTCTTTTACCTCAAGCCTTAAAGCCGGATGAATTGGTGCAAGGTAATGCCTGGGTTGAAGTCGGTACCTTCCTATCTATTCTTACAGGTACATTAAGCGCAGGTCTACTTTTAACCAGCGATAAGGGGTTATTAATAGCATCAGTGCTCGTAGTGTTGCTATCCTTCCTGGGTTTGATCAGTAGTTTTAACATTCCTTCTCTACCGTCTAAAACTCATGAGAAAGTTAAATTCGAGCCAATTACAGGTCTGAAAGAAACCCTTAGAGTAGCCAAAAAGCAACGTGGTATTTGGATGTCAATATTAGCCATCAGTTGGTTTTGGTTTATGGGTGCCACTTACCTGACTCAATTCCCAAACTTTGCCCGTGAACATTTGTTTGCTGACAGTACTGTGGTCTCTTTATTGCTGGCTCTTTTTTCAGTTGGTATTGCTTCAGGCTCTTGGCTATGTAGCAAACTGTCATTCAATCAAGTTGAATTGGGCATACTGCCTTTTGGCGTGCTTGGATTAACATTATTTAGTGCTGACTTGTTATGGGCTGTTCCTGATATGGCCAGCTTTCCTAATCATTATTACAATCTACAAAGCTTCGTCAGCCAATCCGAGCACTTTAGAGTGATGTTCGATCTCTTTTTGATTGGTGTGAGTGGCGGTGTATTTATTGTCCCACTTTATTCTTTCATTCAGTCTCGTTCTGAAGGTGATGAATGTGCGCGCTCAATTGCTGCGAATAACATCATGAACGCTCTATTTATGGTGGGCTCTTCTATTGTTTCAATTTTGGCTTTATCTATCTTTAATCTTTCGATTGTTGAGCTTTTTGCATTTATGGCAGCCGTTAACTTTATCGTTGCTATCTATGTGTACCAACAAGTACCTGAATTTACACAGCGTTTCATTAGCTACCTGCTCAGCCATGGGATGTATCGGGTAATCATCAGAGGACGTCAACACATACCACAACAAGGTGCAGCTCTTCTTGTTGCGAACCATGTTAGCTATGTAGATGCGCTGATCTTAATGGGCGCTTCTACCCGCCCCGTTCGATTCGTCATGGATAAATCAATCAGTGAGCTGCCTGTTTTGAAATATGTCTTCAGGCATGCAGGTGTCATCCCTATTTGTTCACCACGAAAATGTGCTGAAACGTATGAGGCTGCTTTCATTACCATCGAGCAAGCCCTACATAACGGTGAACTGGTATGTATTTTTCCTGAAGGTAAACTCACTACGGATGGTCAATTGAATGAGTTCAGGCCTGGCGTAGAGAAAATCCTCGCTCGCACTCCGGTACCCGTCATACCTGTTGCACTAAATGGATTGTGGGGCTCTTTTTTTAGTCATAAAAACGGACACGCTCTAACCTCACGCCCAACTCGCTTTTGGTCAAGAGTGGAAGTCAATATCGGTCAGATGCTTCAACCAGATCTGCTCACCAGAGATTCATTGCAACTTGAAGTACAACGTTTACGCTCGGATAAATTAATTTAA
- a CDS encoding lipase family alpha/beta hydrolase yields the protein MRIIILHGLYMHGLVMLPLSHQLQKLGYDTKIISYNTVSINEETVFERIDKQLKEGTANVLIGHSLGGLLIKRYLAARKPSLESISHVITIGSPLQGASIVSRLQSLGLGIFLGNSPHHGLNEHHDQWRFTQKLGSIAGTRAIGARNVFIRNDQVRSDGTVTVNETRLDGMQDHFETPHTHTSLIYSTQVPKQIDHFIRTNCFF from the coding sequence TTGAGAATAATTATTTTACATGGACTCTACATGCATGGACTGGTTATGTTACCGCTAAGCCATCAATTACAAAAACTGGGTTATGACACTAAAATCATCAGCTACAATACTGTGTCCATTAATGAAGAAACCGTCTTTGAGCGCATCGACAAACAGCTAAAAGAAGGAACAGCCAATGTTCTCATTGGGCATAGTCTAGGTGGGCTCTTAATCAAACGCTATCTAGCTGCTAGAAAACCTTCGCTAGAAAGCATCTCTCATGTGATTACAATCGGTTCACCTCTTCAAGGCGCATCAATTGTTTCTCGTTTACAATCTCTCGGGCTCGGTATCTTTTTAGGTAACTCTCCTCATCATGGATTGAATGAACACCATGACCAGTGGCGATTCACTCAAAAACTTGGCAGCATCGCTGGCACTCGTGCTATTGGCGCGAGAAACGTATTTATACGTAATGATCAGGTCCGCTCAGATGGTACCGTCACCGTAAATGAAACTCGCTTAGATGGAATGCAAGATCATTTCGAAACACCTCATACTCATACAAGCCTGATATACAGCACTCAAGTGCCGAAGCAAATCGATCACTTTATACGAACCAACTGTTTCTTCTGA
- the ribB gene encoding 3,4-dihydroxy-2-butanone-4-phosphate synthase, which produces MNQSSLLAEFGDPVTRVENALIALKEGRGVLLLDDEDRENEGDIIYSVEHLTNQQMALMIRECSGIVCLCLTESQADKLELPPMVTNNNSANQTAFTVSIEAKQGVTTGVSAADRVTTIKTAANPNAQASDLARPGHVFPLRARPGGVLARRGHTEGTIDLMQMAGLQPAGVLCEVTNPDGTMAKTPEIVAFGHRHNMPVLTIEDMVMYRNQYDLKLA; this is translated from the coding sequence ATGAATCAGTCATCACTTCTTGCCGAATTTGGCGATCCTGTTACGCGCGTTGAAAACGCTTTGATCGCACTAAAAGAAGGAAGAGGAGTATTACTTCTGGATGATGAGGATCGCGAGAATGAAGGCGATATCATCTACTCAGTTGAGCACTTAACCAATCAACAAATGGCCTTGATGATCCGTGAATGCAGCGGTATTGTCTGCCTATGTCTGACAGAAAGCCAAGCAGACAAACTCGAATTGCCCCCAATGGTAACCAACAATAACAGTGCTAACCAAACGGCGTTTACGGTTTCAATTGAAGCAAAACAAGGGGTAACAACAGGTGTGTCTGCAGCTGACCGTGTCACCACAATTAAAACAGCAGCCAATCCAAATGCCCAAGCCAGTGATCTAGCACGCCCCGGCCATGTCTTCCCGCTTCGTGCTCGTCCAGGTGGTGTCTTAGCCCGCCGAGGCCATACCGAAGGAACGATTGATCTTATGCAAATGGCTGGCCTGCAACCTGCTGGTGTTCTTTGTGAAGTCACGAACCCAGATGGCACCATGGCAAAAACACCTGAGATCGTAGCCTTTGGTCATCGACATAATATGCCTGTATTAACCATAGAAGATATGGTGATGTATCGTAATCAATACGATTTAAAATTGGCCTAA
- a CDS encoding isoamylase early set domain-containing protein, with protein sequence MLKKRFFKTKDEVEVTFELEKSHWNTIQIAGDFNNWQPEPMKLVKKSGQFKFKTRLPKAKNVQFRYLFDNEQWDNDPQADAYIPNGYGEDNSVVCTRQP encoded by the coding sequence ATGTTGAAAAAGAGATTTTTTAAGACCAAAGATGAAGTGGAAGTGACATTTGAGCTAGAAAAAAGCCACTGGAACACCATTCAAATCGCGGGAGACTTTAACAACTGGCAACCTGAGCCGATGAAACTGGTTAAGAAAAGTGGTCAATTTAAGTTTAAGACTCGCTTACCCAAAGCAAAAAACGTCCAATTTCGCTACCTTTTTGACAACGAACAATGGGATAATGATCCGCAAGCAGATGCGTATATCCCCAACGGATATGGAGAAGACAACAGCGTCGTTTGTACTCGGCAACCATAG